A window from Primulina eburnea isolate SZY01 unplaced genomic scaffold, ASM2296580v1 ctg1304, whole genome shotgun sequence encodes these proteins:
- the LOC140820641 gene encoding uncharacterized protein has translation MEKEVGESSNQGLSKVQMEALFGHFSRMLRVELDPLYERLDRLEVSTSENKSKPKGLGRVDEEEDDYELEGEEESQNENWGRSGRGRGFGRGRREALRGRYDDENKEDNNIGSIKMKIPSFNGKSDPEAYLEWEKRVEFVFDCHHYSEQKKVRLAVVEFVDYALIWWDQLVTTKRRCNERPIETWAEMKSIMRKRFVPNHYYREVFKKLQTLRQGVKSVEDYYKELEVVMIRANIEEDSEATMARFLCGLNREIQDQVELRHYLDLDEMVQMAIKVEQQLKRRGVGRTTQTGNTSTPWRSNVVKREESKAVVKPKVDIKQEAPKQGVQGKPETPINRSRDIKCFRCQGVGHIASQCPNKRVMVLNNYGEYESHSEGDDGEDEDEMPELEDPDEGYEAVVGEALVTRRIMSTQVKEEETNQRENLFHTRCFVNGKVCNLIIDGGSCTNVASLEMVEKLSLPTLKHPQPYRLQWLNDCAEVKVNKQVLVAFSIGKYIDEVLCDVVPMHACHILLGRPWQYDRQEFEDVFPEELPQGLPPLRGIEHQIDLVPGSVLPNRPAYRSNPEETKELQLQVSELLDRGFVRESMSPCAVPVLLVPKKDGSWRFVVSSQGIQVDDDKVSAIRDWPTPANVSQVRSFHGLASFYRRFVKDFSTLAAPMTAVIKKHVPFHWGEEQEKSFNIIKQKLINAPLLVLPDFSNTFEIECDASGVGIGGVLMQGGRPVAYFSEKLNGAALNYPTYDKELYALVRTLEVWQHYLRPKEFVIHTDHESLKHLKGQQKLNKRHAKWVAFIGTFPYIIKYKQGKDNVVADALSRRHNGFLFREDRLCIPKSSIRELLVREAHGGGLMGHFGVAKTLSCLHEHFYWPHMKRDVERVCEKCITCRQAKSRTQPHGLYTPLPVPSEPWVDISMDFVLGLPRTKKGRDSIFVVVDRFSKMAHFIACHKTDDASNIADLFFKEVVRLHGMPRTIVSDRDVKFLSYFWKTLWAKLGTKLMFSTTCHPQTDGQTEVVNRTLGTLLRAIIKKNLKNWEDCLPFVEFAYNRCVHSTTNYSPFEIVYGFNPLTPLDLMSLPVNWVWLHLRKERFPEKRRSKLLPRGDGPFQVIERINDNAYKLDLPDDQDLRTNPFQEGENDANVVDQAPKKAWESLEFPEGPITRGRSKKFKDALQGLMMSYQGSPTSWMSKLEEVGNHGNDIGGLWNLIQGQLPQQDCTRAMLYIAPAFHNDQSEENPRSNTAPAV, from the exons atggagaaGGAAGTAGGAGAGAGTTCGAACCAGGGgttgtctaaggttcaaatggaggcgttATTTGGGCATTTTAGTAGAATGTTGAGGGTTGAGTTGGATCCTTTATATGAGAGATTGGATAGGCTTGAAGTTAGTACGAGTGAAAATAAATCTAAGCCTAAAGGTTTGGGTAGAGTGGATGAAGAAgaggatgattatgagttggaaggagaagaggagagtcaaaacgagaattggggtagaagcggaagaggtagaggatttggtagggGAAGAAGAGAAGCCTTACGTGGGAGGTACGATGATGAGAATAAGGAAGATAATAACataggtagcattaagatgaaaattccatcgttcAATGGTAAGTCGGATCCAGAGGCTtatttagaatgggaaaagCGAGTTGAATTTGTGTTTGATTGTCACCATtattccgaacaaaagaaggttaggttggccgtggttgaatttgttgattatgcacttatttggtgggatcaattagtgaccactaagagGAGATGCAATGAGAGGCCTATAGAAACTTGGGCGGAGATGAAAAGCATAATGAGGAAAAGGTTTGTACCAAATCACTACTATAGAGAAGTGTTTAAgaagttacaaactttgagacaaggtgtgaagagtgttgaggactactataaagagttggaagtagtcatgattagagcaaacattgaggaggatagtgaggctactatggctcgttttctgtgtggtttgaacagggaaattcaaGACCAAGTGGAGCTTAGACATTACTTGGATCTAGATGAAATGGTGCAGATGGCGATtaaagtggagcaacaactcaagaggagaGGAGTTGGTCGTACCACACAAACTGGGAATACATCAACACCTTGGCGTTCCAACGTTGTTAAACGTGAAGAAAGCAAAGCAGTGGTCAAGCCCAAAGTTGACATTAAACAGGAggcgcctaagcaaggagtgcaaggtaaacCTGAAACTCCTATTAATCGTTCTAGAGatattaaatgttttaggtgtcaaggagtTGGACATATTGCTAGTCAATGTCCCAATAAAAGGGTGATGGTGTTGAATAATTATGGGGAGTATGAATCTCATAGTGAGGGAGATGATGGAGAGGATGAAGATGAGATGCCTGAattagaggatcctgatgagggatatgaggcAGTTGTGGGAGAAGCgttagtgactaggcgtataATGAGTACCCAAGTCAAGGAAGAAGAAACTAACCAAAGGGAAAACTTATTCCATACTAGGTGTTTTGTCAATGGCAAGGTTTGCAATCTTATTATAGATGGAGGAAGTTGTACCAATGTTGCTAGTCTtgagatggttgaaaaattgaGCTTGCCTACTTTGAAACATCCCCAACCATATAGGCTACAATGGTTGAATGACTGTGCCGAAgtgaaggtgaacaaacaagttttggttgcgttttcgattgggaagtatattgatgaggtgttgtgtgatgtggtgccaatgcatgcttgtcatattttgttagggagaccatggcaatatgataggcaa gaatttgaagatgtatttccggaggagctacctcaaggattaccaccattgagggggattgagcaccaaattgatttggtacccGGAAGTGTattgccaaatcgtccagcttacagaagcaatccggaggagactaaggagctacaactacaggtaagtgagttgttagataggggttttgtgcgtgagtccatgtctcctTGTGCTGTACCTGTTTTactagttcctaagaaagatggttcaTGGC gttttgtggtaagttcacaggggatacaagtggatgacgacaaggtaagtgctattcgagattggccaacacCTGCTAATGTTAGTCAAGttcgaagctttcatggtcttgcaagcttctataggaggtttgtaaaagattttagcacattggcggcaccgatgacCGCGGTGATTAAGAAGCacgttccattccattggggcgaggagcaagagaagtcttttaatattattaaacaaaaattaataaatgcgcctttacttgttttgcctgatttttctaatacttttgaaattgaatgtgatgcttcaggtgtaggaaTTGGTGGtgttttgatgcaaggaggacggccggtggcatactttagtgagaagctcaatggagcaGCACTGAACTATCcaacgtatgacaaggagttgtACGCGCTTGTGAGGACCTTGGAGGTGTGGCAACACTACTTGAGacctaaagagtttgtgattcacacggatcatgagtctcttaagCACCTTAAGGGACAACAGAAGTTGAATAAGCGGCATGCTAAATGGGTGGCATTCATAGGTACATTTCCCTACATAATCAAatacaaacaaggtaaggatAATGTAGTGgctgacgcactatcacggag gcataatgggtttttatttagagaagatagattgtgcattcctaagtcatcaattcgtgaattacttgtgagGGAGGCACATGGTGGAGGTTTAATGGGGcattttggtgtggctaaaactttgagttgtttgcatgagcatttttattggccacatatgaaacgtgatgttgaacgtgtttgtgaaaaatgcattacttgtagacaagctaagtctagaacacaaccacatggcttgtatacaccacttcccgtccctagtgaaccttgggttgatatttctatggactttgttttggggttgcctaggacaaagaaggggagggattcaatatttgttgttgttgacagattctctaaaatggcacattttattgcttgtcacaaaactgatgatgcatcaaacattgcagatttgttctttaaggaagtcgttaggttgcatggtatgcctaggacaattgtgtctgatcgtgatgttaaattcttaagttacttttggaaaaccttgtgggctaaacttggcacgaaactgatgttttctactacatgtcatcctcaaacggatggacaaactgaagttgttaaccgaactctaggaacacttttgcgtgctatcattaagaagaacttaaagaattgggaggaTTGTttaccatttgttgagtttgcttataatcgttgcgtgcattctactacaaattattcaccatttgaaattgtatatggttttaatcctttgactccgttggatttgatgtctttacctgtga ATTGGGTGTGGTTGCACTTAAGGAAGGAAAGATTTCCAGAGAAGCGACGTTCAAAGCTTTTACCTAGgggtgatggaccatttcaagtaATTGAAAGGATCAACGACAATGCATATAAACTTGATCTGCCAG atgatcaagatttgaggacaaatccttttcaagaaggggagaatgatgcaaacgtggttgatcaagcaccaaagaaagcatgggagtcgttggagtttcccgaaggacctataacgaggggacgaagcaagaagtttaaagatgcacttcaaggactcatgatgagctatcaaggaagtcctacaagttggatgtctaaattagaggaggttgggaatcatgggaatgatattggaggtctttggaATTTAATTCAAGGTCAATTGCCGCAgcaggactgcacccgcgctaTGTTATACATTGCACCCGCGTTCCATAATGATCAAAGTGAAGAAAATCCCCGAagcaataccgcacccgcggtctaa